From a region of the Helicoverpa armigera isolate CAAS_96S chromosome 14, ASM3070526v1, whole genome shotgun sequence genome:
- the LOC110375665 gene encoding protein toll: MYRKVIYAAVAALTLQIIGAARLMCPSEPNCVCGGTLAVELNCNIDGRTVKINLLPNIYINIKCENATSLDYSKLPKCANTMSSFKSVSFKDCPLPASSFKDVLTNMGVSKTMALIFQNAKNLSGYFDRKHFAGLQDLTKLLLSINGITHLPDNLFTDINKLTWLNIRSNTINLSEELFKPLEKLETLEISHNHMTNISSNLFSHLSFLRKLSLWQSNVTWFSKDLFTGVDVLEELDLSSNGLNELPASIFKPLKKLKKLTLFSNKFSSLPQNLFRNNAELETVVILNNDVKLKELPKYLFGDLPNLKQIYIQRSGLETTPYDVFANSPLITNISLAYNDIKSLPEAIFNDQINLLELDLSYNQLSELKPKLFSSLVRLERLKLCHNSLVEISGQTFSSLLSLIYLEMEHNNLKTISSYLFSNNKQRMSISLAYNKLDFEDKELANNSWLVKRASPFAHTYNLKLLNLSHNEFKVAFEDWWVNGHENLDITHNNIQNLWTDEKGLKEYHSVMKKPMKRVWISKNPINCACENYLFIDYIQDIIKTQIVDLRHVRCPFWAKEACYMRFTIVITLMTIVISLYTIILVIFIIYRKQINSIVKKKLSSIQQPAPPRSHRITVDYSVADEEFVNREIIAVMQNCDSLKLQSYDLPDYSKMGYVRSANFKRYVRDYSARIVIFSPNYLIRHYGQIDIKKIHSEMLKAEKTIYVFADIGPENSVYAFLEEQRDVRTTLKWNEEDFWAKLMNLLNDFASYEELKRKKNIFIAPPTSLEPSNIALSKVPDWPNTYDLNTLTHSQV, encoded by the exons ATGTATCGTAAAGTAATATATGCAGCGGTGGCCGCGCTGACACTACAAATAATTGGTGCAGCGCGGCTGATGTGTCCGAGTGAGCCTAACTGCGTTTGCGGTGGCACGCTCGCCGTTGAACTCAATTGCAACATCGATG ggcgaacagtaaaaataaatttactgccgaacatctacataaatattaaatgcgAGAACGCAACGAGTCTTGACTACAGCAAGTTACCAAAATGTGCCAACACAATGAGTTCTTTTAAATCTGTCAGTTTTAAGGATTGTCCACTACCAGCATCCTCGTTCAAAGATGTATTGACTAACATGGGAGTGTCCAAAACGATGGCGCTCATATTCCAAAATGCAAAGAACCTCTCAGGGTACTTCGACAGAAAACATTTTGCAGGATTACAAGACTTAACAAAGTTACTTCTGTCGATAAATGGGATTACGCATCTCCCAGACAACTTGTTTACGGACATAAACAAGTTAACATGGCTGAACATAAGATCGAACACCATCAACTTATCCGAGGAGTTGTTCAAGCCACTTGAAAAGCTTGAAACTTTAGAAATTAGTCACAATCACATGACCAATATATCTTCGAATTTATTTTCCCATTTATCTTTCTTAAGAAAACTTTCCCTGTGGCAAAGTAATGTCACCTGGTTTTCTAAAGACCTTTTCACAGGCGTCGACGTTCTTGAAGAATTAGATCTGAGTTCTAATGGTCTTAACGAACTTCCAGCTTCGATATTTAAACCCttaaagaaattaaagaaaCTCACATTATTTTCCAACAAATTTTCATCGCTACCCCAGAACTTGTTCAGAAATAACGCTGAGCTTGAAACCGTGGTGATACTTAACAATGACGTCAAACTGAAAGAGCTTCCTAAATACCTTTTTGGGGATTTGCCAAACTTGAAGCAAATATATATTCAGAGGAGTGGGCTAGAGACTACACCATACGACGTGTTTGCCAATTCGCCCCTGATAACGAACATATCATTAGCGTACAATGACATAAAATCCCTACCGGAGGCCATTTTTAACGACCAAATAAACCTCCTCGAGTTGGACTTGAGTTACAATCAATTGAGCGAGCTAAAGCCTAAATTGTTTTCGTCTTTAGTAAGATTGGAGAGGCTTAAATTATGTCATAACTCTTTGGTGGAAATATCTGg GCAAACCTTTTCGTCGCTACTTAGCTTAATATACTTGGAAATGGAACACAATAATTTGAAAACGATTTCGTCGTATTTGTTCAGTAACAATAAACAGCGAATGTCAATATCTCTGGCTTACAATAAACTTGATTTTGAGGACAAAGAGTTGGCGAACAATTCTTGGCTGGTGAAAAGGGCGTCGCCTTTTGCCCACACTTATAATTTGAAGCTATTGAATTTAAGTCACAATGAATTTAAAGTGGCTTTTGAGGATTGGTGGGTGAATGGCCACGAGAATTTAGACATTACTCACAATAATATACAGAACCTTTGG ACTGATGAAAAAGGATTGAAGGAGTATCATAGCGTCATGAAAAAACCTATGAAGCGTGTATGGATTTCCAAAAACCCAATTAATTGCGCGTGCGAGaactatttgtttattgattatATTCAGGATATTATCAAAACTCAG ATTGTCGACTTGCGTCATGTGCGATGTCCATTCTGGGCCAAAGAGGCTTGCTACATGAGATTCACGATTGTGATAACACTGATGACCATCGTTATATCGCTGTACACAATTATTCTAGTCATATTCATAATCTACAGAAAGCAAATTAATTCTATAGTCAAGAAAAAGTTAAGTTCCATTCAACAGCCTGCTCCGCCAAGGTCACATCGGATTACAGTCGACTATAGTGTGGCTGATGAAGAATTCGTCAACAGAGAAATTATAGCCGTCATGCAGAACTGTGATTCTTTAAAACTCCAATCCTATGACTTGCCAGATTATTCCAAAATGGGATATGTGAGGTCGGCAAACTTTAAGCGTTACGTCAGAGACTATTCTGCCAGAATCGTCATTTTCTCTCCGAACTATTTAATTAGACACTATGGGCAGATTGACATTAAGAAAATCCATAGCGAGATGTTAAAAGCGGAAAAAACTATTTATGTGTTCGCTGACATTGGACCGGAGAATTCAGTGTACGCTTTCCTAGAAGAGCAACGCGATGTTCGAACGACCCTAAAGTGGAACGAGGAGGATTTCTGGGCGAAGCTAATGAATCTACTGAATGATTTCGCTTCATATGAAGAACTGAAACGTAAGAAGAATATTTTCATCGCTCCACCGACATCGCTAGAGCCTTCGAACATAGCTTTGTCAAAAGTACCGGACTGGCCCAACACGTACGATTTGAACACACTGACACACAGTCAAGTTTAG